The following proteins are encoded in a genomic region of Labeo rohita strain BAU-BD-2019 chromosome 5, IGBB_LRoh.1.0, whole genome shotgun sequence:
- the senp3a gene encoding sentrin-specific protease 3a, translated as MRDSGSSLAQTHWSNELTLTAGQEGTGGGGAIGGGHLMNPAMAQHAPSPAHFKLGRREEDVRMWGADCTVPEVNDDEEENVEMESEEDLVDKKAEGGFQWNDKGDDEDWGSPEHSKIVEMDVSVTGDFTHCSDQTSPSPLKERKLARLRYRGQRCVSARYRLAQQWRTWRQRAKWAGTMGYRRIHRCHRRRHLGSRPFQRPPGSSLINGNQERFVGTTEERGVDSSGSCSTNGVPKGRDGIHGATMGDREAQASPANVQSQREKSSPQNQLSSEHISCVQGILDEFLQQYGSLIPIHVDEVVEKLQEIFSESFSSPQRKLMVQHLMQSYQRMSGSAVMRGFRVNYKRHVLTMDDLSTLYGQNWLNDQVMNMYGDLVMDAAPEKVHFFNSFFYDKLRTKGYDGVKRWTKNVDIFQKKFLLIPIHLEVHWSLVCVNVAQRSIMYFDSQRTLNRRCPKHIAKYLQAEAIKREQKEFYTGWKGYFKMNVARQNNDSDCGAFVLQYCKCLALEQPFSFGQQDMPKLRRQMYKELCHCKLSL; from the exons ATGAGAGACAGTGGCAGCAGCCTGGCTCAAACACACTGGTCCAATGAGCTGACGCTGACCGCAGGGCAGGAGGGCACTGGGGGTGGTGGTGCCATTGGAGGAGGCCATTTAATGAATCCAGCCATGGCCCAACATGCCCCGAGCCCAGCCCACTTCAAACTTGGGCGCAGAGAAGAGGACGTCAGGATGTGGGGTGCAGACTGTACTGTCCCTGAGGTGAACGACGACGAGGAGGAAAATGTGGAGATGGAGAGTGAAGAGGATCTGGTAGACAAGAAAGCTGAGGGTGGTTTCCAGTGGAATGATAAAGGTGACGATGAGGATTGGGGCTCGCCAGAGCATTCAAAGATAGTGGAAATGGATGTCAGCGTTACAGGTGACTTTACCCACTGCTCAGATCAGACTAGCCCCAGTCCGCTCAAAGAGAGGAAGCTAGCCCGGTTGCGCTATCGGGGCCAGAGGTGTGTGAGCGCTCGGTACCGTTTGGCCCAGCAGTGGAGAACTTGGCGCCAGCGAGCCAAATGGGCAGGAACAATGGGATACAGAAGGATACACAGATGTCACAGACGCCGCCACTTGGGCAGTCGACCTTTCCAGAGACCGCCTGGCAGTTCATTGATAAATGGAAACCAAGAAAGATTTGTGGGGACAACAGAGGAGAGAGGAGTGGATTCATCTG gCTCCTGTAGCACAAATGGGGTTCCGAAAGGAAGGGATGGTATCCATGGTGCAACTATGGGGGACAGGGAGGCACAGGCCTCCCCTGCTAATGTCCAGTCTCAACGGGAAAAGTCCTCCCCACAGAATCAGCTTAGCAGCGAACACATCTCTTGTGTACAAG GTATTCTGGATGAGTTTCTCCAGCAGTACGGCAGTCTGATTCCCATCCATGTGGATGAGGTGGTGGAGAAGCTTCAAGAGATTTTCAGCGAGAGCTTTTCAAGTCCTCAAAG GAAGTTAATGGTGCAACATTTAATGCAGTCCTACCAGCGCATGTCCGGAAGTGCGGTGATGCGGGGGTTCCGTGTAAATTACAAACGTCACGTCCTCACTATGGATGATCTGAGCACGCTCTATGGTCAGAACTGGCTCAATGATCAG GTCATGAACATGTATGGGGATTTGGTCATGGATGCTGCTCCTGAAAAG GTCCACTTTTTCAACAGCTTCTTTTATGACAAACTTCGGACGAAAGGTTACGACGGGGTCAAACGGTGGACAAAAAAT GTTGACATTTTCCAGAAGAAGTTCTTACTGATCCCTATTCATCTGGAAGTGCACTGGTCATTAGTGTGCGTGAATGTTGCTCAGCGTAGCATCATGTATTTCGATTCACAGAGGACCCTCAACCGTCGTTGCCCCAAA caCATTGCCAAATACCTGCAAGCAGAGGCAATCAAGAGAGAACAGAAGGAGTTTTATACAGGGTGGAAAGGCTATTTCAAAATG AATGTGGCAAGGCAGAACAATGACAGTGATTGTGGAGCTTTTGTCCTTCAG TACTGTAAGTGCCTGGCCCTGGAACAGCCTTTCAGCTTCGGACAGCAGGATATGCCCAAGCTACGGAGACAAATGTACAAAGAACTGTGTCACTGTAAACTGTCTCTGTGA
- the plscr3a gene encoding phospholipid scramblase 1 isoform X2, protein MAQEYGNPAAVPPGLEYLTQIDQILIHQKIELLEAIIGFETNNQYEIKNSMGQKIFHAKERTNCCIRNLCGPLRSFELEIRDNYDQEVIHLSRPYRCTSCCCFCCLQEMEVQAPPGNTIGYIKQDWHMFKPKFSLYDMSKTKVLSIEGPLCAISCCGDVDFDITVKDGQSVGRISKQWSGFIKESLTDTDNFGINFPMDLDVRMKAVLLGACFLIDFMFFEQSGNSGQRCTVFG, encoded by the exons ATGGCTCAGGAATATGGTAACCCAGCAGCAGTGCCACCTGGTTTGGAGTATCTTACACAG ATTGACCAGATATTAATCCATCAAAAGATTGAGCTCCTTGAAG CCATTATTGGCTTTGAGACTAATAACCAGTATGAGATTAAGAACAGCATGGGTCAAAAGATCTTCCATGCTAAAGAAAGAACTAACTGCTGCATACGGAATCTCTGTGGCCCTCTGAGGAGTTTTGAGCTGGAGATAAGAGATAATTATGATCAGGAAGTGATTCACTTAAGCAGGCCTTACCGCTGCACATCCTGCTGTTGCTTCTGCTGTCTTCAAGAG ATGGAGGTACAGGCTCCACCAGGGAATACAATAGGCTACATCAAGCAAGACTGGCACATGTTTAAGCCTAAATTCTCTCTCTATGACATGTCCAAAACAAAGGTGCTGTCCATTGAAGGGCCTTTGTGTGCTATCAGCTGCTGTGGAGATGTGGATTTTGAc ATCACTGTTAAAGATGGACAATCTGTAGGTCGCATCAGTAAACAGTGGAGTGGCTTCATCAAAGAGTCACTGACTGATACAGATAATTTTGGCATTAACTTTCCCATGGACTTGGATGTGAGAATGAAAGCAGTTCTGCTGGGAGCATGTTTCCTTATA gacttcatgttttttgagcagagCGGAAACTCAGGACAGCGATGCACTGTGTTTGGCTAG
- the plscr3a gene encoding phospholipid scramblase 1 isoform X1 — METLLPFSELNMAQEYGNPAAVPPGLEYLTQIDQILIHQKIELLEAIIGFETNNQYEIKNSMGQKIFHAKERTNCCIRNLCGPLRSFELEIRDNYDQEVIHLSRPYRCTSCCCFCCLQEMEVQAPPGNTIGYIKQDWHMFKPKFSLYDMSKTKVLSIEGPLCAISCCGDVDFDITVKDGQSVGRISKQWSGFIKESLTDTDNFGINFPMDLDVRMKAVLLGACFLIDFMFFEQSGNSGQRCTVFG; from the exons atgg AAACCCTTTTGCCGTTTAGTGAGTTAAACATGGCTCAGGAATATGGTAACCCAGCAGCAGTGCCACCTGGTTTGGAGTATCTTACACAG ATTGACCAGATATTAATCCATCAAAAGATTGAGCTCCTTGAAG CCATTATTGGCTTTGAGACTAATAACCAGTATGAGATTAAGAACAGCATGGGTCAAAAGATCTTCCATGCTAAAGAAAGAACTAACTGCTGCATACGGAATCTCTGTGGCCCTCTGAGGAGTTTTGAGCTGGAGATAAGAGATAATTATGATCAGGAAGTGATTCACTTAAGCAGGCCTTACCGCTGCACATCCTGCTGTTGCTTCTGCTGTCTTCAAGAG ATGGAGGTACAGGCTCCACCAGGGAATACAATAGGCTACATCAAGCAAGACTGGCACATGTTTAAGCCTAAATTCTCTCTCTATGACATGTCCAAAACAAAGGTGCTGTCCATTGAAGGGCCTTTGTGTGCTATCAGCTGCTGTGGAGATGTGGATTTTGAc ATCACTGTTAAAGATGGACAATCTGTAGGTCGCATCAGTAAACAGTGGAGTGGCTTCATCAAAGAGTCACTGACTGATACAGATAATTTTGGCATTAACTTTCCCATGGACTTGGATGTGAGAATGAAAGCAGTTCTGCTGGGAGCATGTTTCCTTATA gacttcatgttttttgagcagagCGGAAACTCAGGACAGCGATGCACTGTGTTTGGCTAG